A region of Streptomyces sp. NBC_01267 DNA encodes the following proteins:
- the cobI gene encoding precorrin-2 C(20)-methyltransferase, with amino-acid sequence MSKLIGVGVGPGDPELVTVKGVRALREADVVVVPVMDTGERGRAEATVLHYVGADKVVRVVFALNERTDRGRREAAWDAAGQRVAELLAAHGTVAFATIGDPNVYSTFTYLAQTVAVPGLVVETVPGITAMQDLAARSGAVLTEGTEPLTLVPVTAGAAVLKEALEGPGTVVAYKFGRLAAEVATALRESGRTEDAVWGSALGLPGESIRPASELGAGDALPYLSTLIAPARRDGVRGGKL; translated from the coding sequence ATGAGCAAGCTGATCGGGGTCGGGGTCGGACCCGGCGATCCGGAACTGGTGACCGTCAAGGGAGTCCGCGCCCTGCGGGAGGCCGATGTCGTCGTCGTTCCGGTGATGGACACGGGTGAGCGGGGCCGCGCCGAGGCCACCGTGCTGCACTACGTCGGCGCGGACAAGGTCGTACGGGTCGTGTTCGCGCTCAACGAGCGCACCGACCGGGGGCGCCGCGAGGCCGCCTGGGACGCCGCGGGGCAGCGGGTCGCCGAGCTGCTCGCCGCGCACGGGACGGTCGCCTTCGCGACGATCGGCGACCCCAATGTGTACTCGACGTTCACCTACCTCGCGCAGACCGTCGCCGTGCCGGGGCTGGTCGTCGAGACGGTGCCCGGGATCACCGCCATGCAGGATCTGGCCGCGCGCAGCGGGGCCGTCCTCACCGAGGGCACGGAGCCGCTGACGCTGGTCCCGGTGACCGCCGGGGCCGCTGTGCTCAAGGAGGCGCTGGAGGGACCGGGGACGGTCGTGGCGTACAAGTTCGGGCGGCTGGCCGCCGAGGTGGCGACCGCGCTGCGGGAGTCCGGACGGACCGAGGACGCGGTGTGGGGTTCGGCGCTCGGGCTGCCCGGGGAATCGATCCGGCCCGCGAGCGAACTCGGCGCCGGGGACGCCCTGCCGTACCTCTCCACCCTCATCGCGCCCGCCCGGCGTGACGGTGTGCGGGGCGGCAAGCTGTGA
- the cobO gene encoding cob(I)yrinic acid a,c-diamide adenosyltransferase — protein MPQGQPTTVPDDGLTTRQRRNRPLTVVHTGVGKGKSTAAFGLALRGWNQGWPIGVFQFVKSAKWKVGEERALRVLGASGEGGTVAWHKMGEGWSWVQRSIEDSEEAAREGWEQVKRDLAAETYQLYVLDEFAYPMHWGWVDTDEVVSVLRDRPGTQHVVITGRNAPEALVGFADLVTDMSKVKHPMDAGQKGQRGIEW, from the coding sequence ATGCCGCAGGGACAGCCGACCACGGTGCCCGACGACGGGCTCACCACCCGGCAGCGGCGCAACCGGCCGCTGACCGTGGTGCACACGGGTGTGGGCAAGGGGAAGTCGACCGCGGCCTTCGGGCTCGCGCTGCGCGGCTGGAATCAGGGCTGGCCGATCGGGGTCTTCCAGTTCGTGAAGTCGGCGAAGTGGAAGGTCGGCGAGGAGCGCGCGCTGCGGGTGCTCGGTGCCAGCGGCGAGGGCGGGACGGTCGCCTGGCACAAGATGGGCGAGGGCTGGTCCTGGGTCCAGCGGTCCATCGAGGACAGCGAGGAAGCGGCCCGGGAGGGCTGGGAGCAGGTCAAGCGCGATCTGGCCGCGGAGACGTACCAGCTGTACGTGCTGGACGAGTTCGCGTACCCCATGCACTGGGGCTGGGTGGACACCGACGAGGTGGTCTCCGTGCTGCGTGACCGGCCGGGGACCCAGCACGTCGTGATCACCGGGCGCAACGCCCCCGAAGCACTGGTCGGGTTCGCCGATCTGGTCACCGACATGTCCAAGGTCAAGCATCCGATGGACGCGGGGCAGAAGGGCCAGCGGGGCATCGAGTGGTAG
- a CDS encoding cobyrinate a,c-diamide synthase produces MVARIVIAAPASGSGKTTVATGLMAAFAERGLVVSPHKAGPDYIDPGYHALATGRPGRNLDAYLCGTELIAPLFAHGAAGADLAVVEGVMGLYDGAAGQGELASTAQVAKVLRAPVVLVVDASSQSRSVAALVHGFASWDPEVRIGGVILNKVGSARHEAMLREALDESGVPVLGALRRAGQVETPSRHLGLVPVAERRPDAVAAVAALAAQVRAGCDLEALLALARSAPSPVADAWDPAGALGEPRASAGPVGRGRPVVAVAGGSAFTFSYAEHAELLTAAGAEVVPFDPLHDERLPEGTRGLVIGGGFPEVYAPELSANEPLRRAVSELARSGAPVAAECAGLLYLARSLDGRPMCGVLDAEARMSEKLTLGYRDAVAVSDSSLARAGTRLRGHEFHRTVLEPGAGASPAWGVHQPERRVEGFVQRGVHASYLHTHWAAQPTIARRFTERCTE; encoded by the coding sequence GTGGTAGCAAGAATCGTCATCGCGGCGCCCGCTTCGGGCAGCGGCAAGACCACGGTCGCCACGGGGCTGATGGCCGCGTTCGCGGAGCGTGGGCTCGTGGTGTCGCCGCACAAGGCCGGGCCGGACTACATCGACCCGGGGTACCACGCGCTCGCCACCGGGCGTCCGGGCCGCAATCTCGACGCGTACCTCTGCGGTACGGAGCTGATCGCGCCGCTCTTCGCGCACGGCGCGGCGGGCGCCGATCTCGCCGTGGTCGAAGGCGTGATGGGGCTGTACGACGGCGCCGCCGGGCAGGGTGAACTGGCGTCGACGGCCCAGGTCGCGAAGGTGCTGCGGGCACCGGTGGTGCTGGTCGTGGACGCGTCGTCGCAGTCGCGGTCGGTGGCCGCGCTGGTGCACGGCTTCGCCTCCTGGGACCCGGAGGTGCGCATCGGCGGGGTGATTCTCAACAAGGTGGGCTCGGCGCGGCACGAGGCGATGCTGCGGGAGGCGCTGGACGAGTCGGGGGTACCGGTGCTCGGTGCCCTGCGGCGCGCCGGGCAGGTGGAGACGCCGTCCCGCCACCTGGGGCTGGTCCCGGTCGCGGAGCGGCGGCCCGACGCGGTGGCCGCGGTCGCCGCGCTGGCCGCGCAGGTGCGTGCGGGGTGCGACCTGGAGGCGCTGCTGGCGCTGGCGCGCAGTGCGCCGTCGCCGGTCGCGGACGCGTGGGACCCGGCGGGCGCCCTCGGGGAGCCGCGGGCGTCGGCCGGGCCCGTGGGCCGGGGCCGCCCGGTGGTCGCCGTCGCCGGTGGGTCCGCCTTCACGTTCTCGTACGCCGAGCACGCGGAGCTCCTCACCGCGGCGGGCGCGGAGGTCGTCCCCTTCGACCCGCTGCACGACGAGCGGCTCCCGGAGGGCACCCGCGGGCTGGTCATCGGCGGGGGCTTCCCCGAGGTGTACGCCCCCGAGCTGTCCGCCAACGAGCCGCTCCGCAGGGCCGTGTCCGAGCTGGCGCGCTCCGGCGCGCCCGTGGCCGCCGAGTGCGCCGGGCTGCTGTACCTCGCGCGCTCTCTGGACGGACGGCCGATGTGCGGGGTGCTGGACGCGGAGGCGCGTATGTCGGAGAAGCTCACGCTCGGCTACCGCGACGCGGTGGCCGTCTCGGACAGTTCGCTCGCGCGGGCCGGGACCCGGCTGCGCGGCCACGAGTTCCACCGCACGGTGCTGGAGCCGGGCGCCGGTGCTTCGCCCGCCTGGGGTGTGCACCAGCCGGAGCGCCGCGTCGAGGGGTTCGTACAGCGGGGTGTGCACGCGAGCTATCTGCACACGCACTGGGCGGCGCAGCCCACCATCGCCCGGAGATTCACGGAGAGGTGCACGGAATGA
- a CDS encoding putative cobaltochelatase, giving the protein MSTPYPFTAIVGQDDLRLGLLLNAVSPAVGGVLVRGEKGTAKSTAVRALAALVPEVSVVPGCRFSCDPASPDPACPDGPHETGPGVSRAARTVELPVGASEDRLVGALDIERALAEGVKAFEPGLLADAHRGILYVDEVNLLHDHLVDLLLDAAAMGASYVEREGVSVRHAARFLLVGTMNPEEGELRPQLLDRFGLTVEVAASRETDLRVEVVRRRLAYDDDPAGFAARWADEEGALRARITAARALLPEVRLGDGALRQIAATCAAFEVDGMRADIVMARTATALAAWAGRTDVLAEDVRQAALLALPHRRRRNPFDAPGLDEDKLDDTLEQNSGEDGDPDPDGPGGGGRPPQGDGPGTPPQPEGESGDTSAPSVPEQGQGQGQDREQEPGRAQSSGGGEQQPVGAAEPFRTKMLSVPGLGEGAAGRRSRARTEHGRTTGARRPQGALTKLHLAATVQAAAPHQRARGRSGRGLVLRRDDLRQATREGREGNLVLFVVDASGSMAARQRMSAVKGAVLSLLLDAYQRRDKVGLVTFRGKEADVALPPTSSVDAAAARLETLPTGGRTPVAAGLLKAHDVLRVERMRDPSRRPLLVVVTDGRATGGPEPVALAARAARLHEATGIASVVVDCESGPVRLGLAGDLARHLGGSAVTLDELRAESIAGLVKDVQTSSRRAA; this is encoded by the coding sequence GTGAGTACGCCGTACCCCTTCACCGCCATCGTCGGACAGGACGATCTGCGGCTCGGACTGTTGCTCAACGCCGTCTCCCCCGCCGTCGGCGGGGTGCTGGTGCGCGGCGAGAAGGGCACCGCGAAGTCCACCGCCGTGCGCGCGCTGGCCGCGCTCGTGCCGGAGGTGTCCGTCGTCCCCGGGTGCCGGTTCTCCTGCGACCCGGCGTCGCCCGATCCGGCGTGCCCGGACGGCCCGCACGAGACCGGGCCCGGCGTGTCGCGAGCCGCGCGGACCGTGGAGCTGCCCGTCGGCGCGTCCGAGGACCGGCTCGTCGGCGCCCTCGACATCGAGCGGGCGCTCGCCGAGGGCGTGAAGGCCTTCGAGCCGGGGCTGCTCGCCGACGCGCACCGCGGGATCCTGTACGTGGACGAGGTCAATCTCCTCCACGACCACCTGGTCGACCTCCTGCTGGACGCCGCTGCGATGGGCGCCTCGTACGTCGAGCGCGAGGGAGTGTCCGTACGGCATGCCGCGCGGTTCCTGCTCGTCGGGACGATGAACCCCGAAGAGGGCGAACTGCGGCCTCAGTTGCTCGACCGGTTCGGGCTGACCGTGGAGGTCGCGGCCTCCCGTGAGACCGATCTGCGGGTCGAGGTGGTGCGACGGCGGCTCGCGTACGACGACGACCCGGCCGGGTTCGCCGCCCGGTGGGCCGACGAGGAGGGCGCGTTGCGGGCGCGGATCACGGCCGCGCGTGCGCTGCTGCCCGAAGTACGCCTCGGAGACGGGGCGTTGCGGCAGATCGCGGCCACCTGTGCGGCGTTCGAGGTCGACGGGATGCGCGCGGACATCGTGATGGCGCGGACGGCCACCGCGCTGGCCGCCTGGGCGGGCCGGACGGATGTCCTGGCCGAGGACGTACGGCAGGCCGCCCTGCTCGCGCTCCCCCACCGGCGGCGGCGCAATCCCTTCGACGCGCCGGGGCTGGACGAGGACAAGCTCGACGACACGCTGGAGCAGAACAGCGGCGAGGACGGCGATCCGGACCCGGACGGCCCCGGTGGCGGCGGCCGGCCCCCGCAGGGCGACGGGCCCGGCACGCCGCCGCAGCCGGAGGGCGAGTCGGGCGACACGTCCGCACCGTCCGTGCCCGAGCAGGGACAGGGACAGGGGCAGGACCGGGAGCAGGAACCGGGACGGGCGCAGTCCTCCGGTGGCGGTGAGCAGCAGCCCGTGGGCGCCGCCGAGCCGTTCCGTACGAAGATGCTGAGCGTGCCCGGACTGGGCGAGGGCGCGGCCGGGCGCCGGTCCCGGGCGCGGACCGAGCACGGCAGGACGACCGGGGCCCGGCGGCCTCAAGGGGCGCTCACCAAGCTGCACCTGGCGGCGACGGTGCAGGCCGCCGCGCCGCACCAGCGGGCCCGCGGGCGGTCCGGTCGCGGGCTGGTGCTGCGCCGGGACGATCTGCGGCAGGCCACGCGGGAGGGGCGGGAGGGGAACCTCGTGCTGTTCGTGGTGGACGCCTCCGGGTCGATGGCCGCCCGGCAGCGGATGAGCGCGGTGAAGGGCGCGGTGCTCTCGCTGCTGCTCGACGCCTACCAGCGGCGGGACAAGGTGGGGCTGGTGACCTTCCGCGGCAAGGAGGCCGATGTCGCGCTGCCGCCCACGTCGTCCGTGGACGCGGCGGCGGCCCGCTTGGAGACGCTGCCGACCGGGGGCAGGACCCCGGTGGCCGCCGGGCTGCTCAAGGCCCATGACGTCCTGCGGGTGGAGCGGATGCGGGATCCCTCGCGCCGTCCGCTGCTGGTGGTCGTCACGGACGGGCGCGCCACCGGCGGACCCGAGCCGGTGGCGCTGGCCGCCCGTGCCGCACGGCTGCACGAGGCGACGGGTATCGCGTCCGTCGTCGTGGACTGCGAGTCGGGTCCGGTACGGCTGGGGCTCGCCGGGGATCTCGCACGTCATCTCGGCGGCAGCGCCGTGACGTTGGACGAGTTGCGGGCCGAGAGCATCGCCGGGCTCGTGAAGGACGTACAGACCAGTTCGAGGAGGGCCGCGTAA
- the cobN gene encoding cobaltochelatase subunit CobN produces the protein MSTVLLLSTADTDLLAARASDAPYRTGNPTRVDAATELPALIDGASVAVVRLLGGRRAWEDGLDVLRASGIPTVLLGGESVPDAELMAESTLHAGAVAEALQYLVEGGPGNLTELATFLTEDVLPAASVRAGEERARRSAEPRKMPEWGLHGDRAWVDGRPSVGVLFYRAHELSGNTSFVDVLCDRIEERGANALPVYCGSLRSADAGLYELLGRADALVATVLAAGGTRASDASAGGDDEAWDIGALADLNVPVLQGLCLTSSRAVWEASDAAVSPMDAAMQVAIPEFDGRLITVPFSFKEQGEGDVPVYVADPERAARVAGIAVRHAQLKHKPNPDKKLAVVFTAYPTKHSRVGNAVGLDTPASAIRVLDALRDAGYAVDGHPDNGDELIHRLINAGGHDVEWLTEEQLAAAPARVPLADYRRWFDKLEPGIRDSMLEHWGEPPGELYVDGDDIVLASLQFGNVVVMIQPPRGFGENPIAIYHDPDMPPSHHYMAAYRWLETAASESGFGADAIVHMGKHGTMEWLPGKGLGLSAECGPDAVLGELPLIYPFIVNDPGEGTQAKRRGHATVVDHLVPPMARADTYGDLAKLEQLLDEYAMVSDLDPAKAPTVRAQIWTLVKAAELHHDLHLDEQPDDDDFDSFVMHVDGYLCEIKDVQIRDGLHILGGGPESEARVNLVLAVLRASQVWGGTAHALPGLRAALAEHFGLAEKELLGEPGAAVKVPAELTALVEGPARTGADAIDLLEQVCRRLAEGMEARGWDPAAVPALVGEVLGTGLPSAVAVLAFACDEVVPRLARTTDEIGNILLALNGGFVPAGPSGSPTRGLVNVLPTGRNFYSVDPKAIPSRLSWDVGQALADSLIARYLQDTGDYPKSVGLTVWGTSAMRTQGDDIAEILALLGCRPVWDDASRRVTGFEIVPAEELGRPRIDVTVRISGFFRDAFPHVVGLIDDAVRAVAELDEPAGANYVRAHADEDTAEHGDRRRATARIFGSKPGAYGAGLLPLIDARNWRSDADLAEVYAVWGGYAYGRGLDGRAARGDMETAFRRIAVAAKNVDTREHDLMDADDYFQYHGGMVAMVRHLTGESPEAYVGDSATPDQVKTRTLGEETHRVFRARVVNPRWMAAMRRHGYKGAFEMAATVDYLFGYDATAGVVDDWMYEKLSAEYVFDPENREFMQKSNPWALRGISERLLEAAERGLWAEPDAGTLERLRATYLELEGDLEGDE, from the coding sequence ATGAGCACCGTGCTGTTGCTGTCCACCGCCGATACGGACCTGCTGGCGGCCCGAGCCTCCGACGCGCCGTACCGGACCGGGAATCCGACCCGGGTCGACGCCGCCACCGAGCTGCCCGCGCTGATCGACGGCGCCTCGGTGGCCGTCGTACGGCTGCTGGGCGGCAGACGCGCCTGGGAGGACGGTCTCGATGTGCTGCGCGCTTCGGGGATACCCACCGTGCTGCTCGGCGGCGAGTCCGTGCCGGACGCGGAGCTGATGGCCGAGTCCACCCTGCACGCGGGCGCCGTGGCCGAGGCGCTCCAGTACCTCGTCGAGGGCGGGCCGGGGAACCTCACGGAGCTGGCCACGTTCCTGACCGAGGACGTGCTGCCCGCGGCCAGCGTCCGCGCCGGGGAGGAGCGGGCCAGGCGCAGCGCCGAACCCCGGAAGATGCCGGAGTGGGGGCTGCACGGCGACCGCGCGTGGGTGGACGGCAGGCCGTCCGTCGGGGTGCTCTTCTACCGGGCGCACGAGCTGTCGGGCAACACCTCCTTCGTGGACGTGCTGTGCGACCGGATCGAGGAGCGGGGCGCCAACGCCCTCCCGGTGTACTGCGGTTCGCTGCGGAGCGCCGACGCCGGGCTGTACGAGTTGCTCGGCCGGGCCGACGCGCTGGTCGCGACCGTGCTCGCCGCAGGCGGTACCCGTGCGTCCGACGCGTCGGCGGGCGGGGACGACGAGGCCTGGGACATCGGGGCGCTGGCCGATCTGAACGTGCCGGTCCTCCAGGGGCTGTGCCTGACGTCGTCGCGCGCCGTCTGGGAGGCGTCGGACGCCGCCGTCTCCCCCATGGACGCGGCGATGCAGGTGGCGATCCCGGAGTTCGACGGCCGGCTGATCACGGTCCCGTTCTCCTTCAAGGAGCAGGGCGAGGGCGATGTGCCGGTGTACGTCGCCGACCCCGAGCGGGCCGCGCGGGTCGCCGGAATCGCCGTACGGCACGCGCAGTTGAAGCACAAGCCGAACCCGGACAAGAAGCTCGCCGTCGTCTTCACCGCGTACCCGACGAAGCACTCACGGGTCGGCAACGCGGTGGGCCTGGACACCCCCGCCTCGGCGATCCGGGTGCTCGACGCGCTGCGCGACGCCGGGTACGCGGTCGACGGTCATCCGGACAACGGCGACGAGCTGATCCACCGCCTCATCAACGCCGGTGGCCACGACGTGGAATGGCTCACCGAGGAGCAGCTGGCAGCGGCGCCCGCGCGGGTGCCGCTCGCCGACTACCGGCGGTGGTTCGACAAGCTGGAGCCCGGCATCCGCGACAGCATGCTGGAGCACTGGGGCGAGCCGCCGGGCGAGCTGTACGTCGACGGGGACGACATCGTGCTGGCGTCCCTGCAGTTCGGCAACGTGGTGGTGATGATCCAGCCGCCGCGCGGCTTCGGCGAGAACCCGATCGCGATCTACCACGACCCGGACATGCCGCCGTCGCACCACTACATGGCGGCGTACCGCTGGCTGGAGACCGCCGCTTCGGAGAGCGGCTTCGGCGCGGACGCGATCGTCCACATGGGCAAGCACGGCACCATGGAGTGGCTGCCCGGCAAGGGCCTCGGGCTCTCCGCGGAGTGCGGCCCCGACGCGGTGCTCGGCGAGCTGCCGCTGATCTACCCGTTCATCGTCAACGACCCGGGCGAGGGCACCCAGGCCAAGCGGCGGGGCCATGCGACGGTGGTGGACCATCTGGTGCCGCCGATGGCGCGCGCCGACACCTACGGGGACCTGGCCAAGCTGGAGCAGCTGCTCGACGAGTACGCGATGGTCAGCGATCTCGACCCGGCGAAGGCGCCGACCGTGCGGGCGCAGATCTGGACGCTGGTGAAGGCGGCCGAGCTCCACCACGACCTGCATCTCGACGAGCAGCCGGACGACGACGACTTCGACTCGTTCGTGATGCATGTCGACGGCTATCTCTGCGAGATCAAGGATGTGCAGATCCGCGACGGTCTGCACATCCTGGGTGGCGGTCCCGAGTCCGAGGCCCGGGTCAATCTGGTGCTGGCGGTGCTGCGGGCGTCACAGGTCTGGGGCGGTACGGCGCACGCGCTGCCGGGTCTGCGGGCGGCGCTCGCCGAGCACTTCGGGCTGGCGGAGAAGGAGCTGCTGGGCGAGCCGGGCGCCGCGGTGAAGGTGCCCGCCGAGCTGACCGCGCTGGTGGAGGGTCCGGCCAGGACCGGGGCCGACGCGATCGACCTGCTGGAGCAGGTGTGCCGACGGCTCGCCGAGGGCATGGAGGCGCGCGGCTGGGACCCGGCGGCCGTCCCGGCCCTGGTGGGCGAGGTGCTGGGCACCGGACTCCCGTCGGCCGTGGCCGTGCTGGCGTTCGCCTGCGACGAGGTGGTGCCCCGGCTGGCGCGGACGACCGACGAGATCGGCAACATCCTGCTGGCCCTGAACGGCGGCTTCGTCCCGGCCGGTCCGTCCGGATCGCCGACCCGCGGTCTGGTCAACGTGCTGCCGACCGGCCGCAACTTCTACTCCGTCGACCCGAAGGCGATCCCGTCCAGGCTGTCCTGGGACGTCGGGCAGGCGCTGGCGGACTCGCTGATCGCCCGCTACCTCCAGGACACCGGCGACTACCCGAAGTCGGTGGGCCTGACGGTCTGGGGCACGTCGGCGATGCGCACCCAGGGCGACGACATCGCCGAGATCCTGGCGCTGCTGGGCTGCCGTCCGGTCTGGGACGACGCGTCGCGCCGGGTGACCGGGTTCGAGATCGTGCCCGCCGAGGAGCTGGGGCGGCCCCGGATCGATGTCACGGTCCGGATCTCCGGGTTCTTCCGGGACGCGTTCCCCCATGTGGTGGGGCTGATCGACGACGCGGTACGCGCGGTGGCGGAGCTGGACGAACCGGCCGGGGCCAACTACGTACGGGCGCACGCGGACGAGGACACCGCCGAACACGGCGACCGGCGGCGGGCCACGGCCCGCATCTTCGGCTCGAAGCCGGGCGCGTACGGAGCGGGGCTGCTGCCGCTGATCGACGCCCGCAACTGGCGGTCCGACGCGGACCTGGCCGAGGTGTACGCGGTCTGGGGCGGTTACGCGTACGGGCGCGGGCTCGACGGGCGGGCGGCGCGCGGGGACATGGAGACGGCGTTCCGGCGGATCGCGGTGGCGGCGAAAAATGTCGACACCCGTGAGCACGACCTGATGGACGCCGACGACTACTTCCAGTACCACGGCGGCATGGTGGCCATGGTCCGGCATCTGACCGGCGAGAGCCCCGAGGCGTACGTCGGCGACAGCGCCACGCCGGACCAGGTGAAGACGCGGACCCTCGGCGAGGAGACGCACCGGGTCTTCCGCGCGCGGGTGGTGAACCCGCGCTGGATGGCGGCCATGCGGCGGCACGGCTACAAGGGCGCCTTCGAGATGGCCGCGACCGTGGACTACCTCTTCGGGTACGACGCCACGGCGGGGGTCGTCGACGACTGGATGTACGAGAAGCTGTCGGCCGAGTACGTGTTCGACCCGGAGAACCGGGAGTTCATGCAGAAGTCCAACCCCTGGGCGCTGCGCGGGATTTCGGAGCGGTTGCTGGAGGCGGCCGAGCGCGGGCTGTGGGCGGAGCCGGACGCCGGGACGCTGGAGCGGCTGCGGGCGACGTACCTGGAGCTCGAAGGCGATCTGGAGGGGGACGAGTGA
- a CDS encoding ZIP family metal transporter, producing MAVFVAFGAFLMTLVGGWTAQRVTDRRHLVLGLAGGLMLGVVGLDLLPEALHAAGGEIFGVPAALLLFVAGFLVAHLVERLLAVRQAAHGAGEERVPQVGLTAASAMVGHSLMDGVAIGAAFQVGDGMGAAVAIAVVTHDFADGFNTYTLTSLYGNARRKAVAMLVADALAPVVGAASTLLFTLPEQPLGCYLGFFGGVLLYLAAAEILPEAHHDHPARSTLLFTVAGVAFIWLVVGVAG from the coding sequence ATGGCGGTCTTCGTTGCGTTCGGAGCGTTCCTGATGACGCTGGTCGGCGGCTGGACCGCGCAGCGCGTCACCGACCGGCGCCATCTCGTGCTGGGCCTGGCCGGTGGGCTGATGCTCGGCGTGGTCGGGCTCGACCTGCTGCCCGAGGCGCTGCACGCGGCGGGCGGGGAGATCTTCGGGGTGCCCGCGGCGCTGCTGCTGTTCGTCGCGGGGTTCCTCGTCGCCCACCTGGTGGAGCGGCTGCTCGCGGTGCGCCAGGCCGCGCACGGGGCGGGCGAGGAGCGGGTGCCCCAGGTGGGACTCACGGCCGCGTCGGCGATGGTCGGGCACAGCCTGATGGACGGCGTCGCCATCGGCGCGGCCTTCCAGGTGGGCGACGGCATGGGCGCGGCCGTGGCGATCGCCGTGGTCACCCACGACTTCGCCGACGGCTTCAACACGTACACCCTGACGAGCCTGTACGGGAACGCGCGCCGCAAGGCGGTCGCCATGCTCGTCGCGGACGCGCTGGCCCCCGTCGTGGGCGCCGCCTCCACCCTGCTGTTCACCCTTCCGGAGCAACCGCTCGGCTGCTATCTCGGCTTCTTCGGCGGCGTACTGCTCTATCTCGCCGCCGCCGAGATCCTCCCCGAGGCGCACCACGACCACCCGGCCCGCTCCACGCTGCTGTTCACCGTCGCGGGAGTGGCCTTCATCTGGCTGGTGGTGGGCGTCGCCGGCTGA
- a CDS encoding cobyric acid synthase, with amino-acid sequence MSGGVLVAGTTSDAGKSVVTAGICRWLVRRGVKVAPFKAQNMSLNSFVTREGAEIGRAQAMQAQAARVEPTALMNPVLLKPGSDRSSQVVLLGRPVGEMSARGFFGDASGGKSAYGGGREALLGTVTDCLAQLRGTYDAVICEGAGSPAEINLRRTDIVNMGIARAARFPVVVVGDIDRGGVFASFFGTTALLSAEDQELIAGYIVNKFRGDVSLLRPGIDMLQGLTGRRTYGVLPFAHGLGIDEEDGLHVSMRGAVRESAVAEPYGPDVLRVAVCAVPLMSNFTDVDALAAEPGVVVRFVDRAEELVDADLVIVPGTRGTVRALEWLRERGLAAALARRAAEGRPVLGICGGFQLLGEHIEDEIESRAGSVDGLGLLPVRVRFAAEKTLARPVGEALGERVEGYEIHHGVADVTDGVPFLDGCRVGSVWGTHWHGSLESDGFRRAFLREVASAAGRRFVPAPDTSFGMLREEQLDRLGDLIEEHADTDRLLALIESGAPSGLPFIAPGAP; translated from the coding sequence ATGAGTGGCGGAGTGCTGGTCGCCGGAACCACGTCGGATGCCGGGAAGAGCGTGGTCACGGCCGGGATCTGCCGGTGGCTGGTGCGCCGGGGGGTGAAGGTCGCGCCCTTCAAGGCGCAGAACATGTCGCTGAATTCGTTCGTCACCCGCGAGGGCGCGGAGATCGGCCGGGCGCAGGCGATGCAGGCGCAGGCGGCGCGGGTGGAACCCACCGCGCTGATGAACCCGGTGCTCCTCAAGCCGGGGAGCGACCGGTCGAGCCAGGTCGTGCTGCTGGGCAGACCGGTGGGCGAGATGAGCGCCCGCGGGTTCTTCGGCGACGCGTCCGGCGGGAAATCCGCGTACGGCGGGGGGCGGGAAGCCCTGCTGGGCACCGTCACGGACTGTCTGGCACAACTTCGGGGCACGTATGACGCGGTGATCTGTGAGGGGGCCGGCAGTCCTGCCGAGATCAATCTGCGCCGGACGGACATCGTCAACATGGGCATCGCGCGGGCCGCGCGGTTCCCGGTGGTGGTGGTGGGCGACATCGACCGCGGTGGCGTCTTCGCCTCCTTCTTCGGCACGACCGCGCTGCTCAGCGCCGAGGACCAGGAGCTGATAGCCGGGTACATCGTCAACAAGTTCCGCGGCGACGTGTCCCTCCTGCGCCCCGGCATCGACATGCTGCAGGGGCTCACCGGGCGGCGTACGTACGGGGTGCTCCCGTTCGCGCACGGCCTCGGCATCGACGAGGAGGACGGGCTGCACGTCTCGATGCGGGGCGCCGTACGGGAGTCGGCCGTCGCCGAGCCGTACGGACCGGACGTCCTGCGGGTCGCCGTGTGCGCCGTACCGCTGATGTCCAACTTCACCGATGTCGACGCGCTGGCCGCCGAGCCCGGGGTCGTCGTGCGGTTCGTGGACCGGGCCGAGGAGCTCGTCGACGCGGACCTGGTGATCGTGCCGGGCACCCGTGGCACCGTGCGGGCGCTGGAGTGGCTGCGCGAGCGCGGGCTCGCGGCGGCGCTGGCCCGGCGGGCGGCGGAAGGCCGTCCCGTGCTGGGCATCTGCGGCGGTTTCCAGCTGCTCGGCGAGCACATCGAGGACGAGATCGAATCGCGCGCCGGGTCGGTGGACGGGCTCGGGCTGCTGCCCGTGCGCGTACGGTTCGCCGCCGAGAAGACCCTGGCGCGGCCCGTCGGCGAGGCCCTCGGCGAGCGCGTCGAGGGGTACGAGATCCATCACGGCGTCGCCGACGTGACCGACGGCGTCCCCTTCCTGGACGGCTGCCGGGTCGGCTCCGTCTGGGGCACCCACTGGCACGGCTCGCTGGAGAGCGACGGCTTCCGCCGCGCGTTCCTGCGCGAGGTCGCGAGCGCGGCGGGCCGCCGCTTCGTCCCGGCGCCCGACACCAGCTTCGGCATGCTCCGGGAGGAGCAGCTCGACCGGCTCGGCGACCTCATCGAAGAACACGCGGACACCGACCGGCTTCTCGCGCTCATCGAATCGGGCGCACCGTCAGGACTTCCCTTCATCGCACCTGGAGCGCCATGA